One part of the Desulfonema ishimotonii genome encodes these proteins:
- the modA gene encoding molybdate ABC transporter substrate-binding protein, translating to MKHRQNMVKILNAFLILALCAALLPSAWADDTQKVTVFAAASTTNAITDIGKLFTEKKMGQFTPSFASSSTLAKQIDHGAPADVYLSANPKWMDFLEKKDMIEKGTRTDLLGNRIVLIAPPDGKLNITIKAGFDLAGILGDEKLAMGDPDHVPAGIYGKQALESLGVWAAVAPKVARSKDVRAALALVERGEAPLGIVYATDAAISEKVKVVAIFPEDSHPAITYPVALIAGKTTPAAKAFLEFLRTPDAKAVFETYGFSVR from the coding sequence ATGAAACACAGACAGAACATGGTAAAAATCCTGAACGCATTCCTGATCCTGGCCCTCTGCGCGGCCCTGCTGCCCTCTGCCTGGGCAGACGACACACAGAAAGTGACAGTATTTGCCGCCGCCTCCACCACCAACGCCATCACGGATATCGGCAAGCTCTTCACTGAAAAAAAGATGGGGCAGTTCACCCCCTCCTTTGCCTCCTCCTCCACCCTGGCCAAACAGATCGATCACGGCGCGCCTGCCGATGTCTATCTCTCGGCCAATCCCAAATGGATGGACTTCCTGGAAAAGAAAGACATGATTGAGAAAGGAACCCGGACGGACCTGCTCGGCAACCGGATCGTCCTGATTGCGCCCCCGGACGGCAAACTGAACATCACCATCAAAGCCGGATTTGATCTGGCCGGGATTCTGGGCGATGAGAAACTGGCAATGGGCGACCCGGACCACGTTCCGGCGGGCATTTACGGCAAACAGGCCCTGGAATCCCTGGGCGTGTGGGCGGCGGTGGCGCCCAAGGTGGCCCGCTCAAAAGACGTGCGGGCGGCCCTGGCGCTCGTGGAGCGGGGCGAAGCCCCCCTGGGGATTGTCTATGCCACGGACGCAGCCATCTCCGAAAAGGTGAAAGTGGTGGCCATCTTCCCTGAGGATTCACACCCGGCCATCACCTACCCGGTGGCCCTGATCGCCGGAAAAACCACACCGGCAGCAAAAGCCTTTCTGGAATTCCTCAGAACCCCGGACGCAAAAGCGGTCTTTGAAACATACGGATTTTCTGTTCGATAA
- a CDS encoding LysE family translocator, with protein MNMDVWLPFVFASALILIIPGPTIILVISQAVTHGRRSVTPLVAGVLFGDFAAMTLSLLGLGALLSASAALFTIFKWIGALYLVYLGIKLWKPNPENSSIRKDAKNTSERSLFRSAFIVTALNPKSIAFFVAFLPQFIDPLRPALHQLTLLGGTFLFLATVNATLYAVFAGHLSEHMRKKKVRKWFGRCGGTALIGAGIFTAGMQRSA; from the coding sequence ATGAATATGGACGTCTGGCTTCCCTTTGTCTTCGCGTCAGCCCTGATACTGATCATACCGGGACCGACAATCATTCTGGTCATCAGCCAGGCGGTGACACATGGGCGCAGATCGGTCACGCCGCTTGTCGCGGGCGTGCTTTTCGGAGACTTCGCGGCAATGACGCTTTCTCTTTTGGGGCTTGGGGCGTTACTGTCGGCTTCAGCAGCCCTTTTCACCATATTCAAATGGATCGGAGCACTCTATCTGGTTTATCTTGGGATAAAGCTGTGGAAACCGAACCCGGAAAACAGTTCGATCCGAAAGGATGCAAAAAATACGTCAGAACGATCGCTCTTCAGAAGCGCGTTTATCGTGACGGCCCTCAATCCCAAAAGCATTGCCTTCTTTGTCGCATTCCTTCCGCAGTTTATTGACCCGCTCAGACCGGCACTTCATCAGCTGACACTGCTCGGCGGAACCTTTTTGTTCCTGGCCACTGTCAACGCAACGCTGTATGCTGTGTTTGCCGGTCATCTGAGTGAACATATGAGAAAGAAAAAGGTTCGCAAATGGTTCGGTCGTTGCGGCGGAACCGCATTAATCGGAGCGGGGATTTTTACCGCCGGAATGCAACGGTCCGCATAG
- a CDS encoding ASKHA domain-containing protein produces the protein MSEKYWIRFEPTGLSVEAENGSLIADVGARRNLPVRSDCGGKGVCGKCMVIAEPPENLSPPTDTELKRLNPEQIAGGYRLACQANISGPVRVTVPEQLADSREVRGKDGVRGVYAASPLTRRVFLPKAKMPDPDQGFCNSLTDWFSDRIRAAADLDIRFREPGVLRQVSLPEMCKGEATVICHAEKGVTAVLPGRRTTRLGIAFDIGTTTLAAYMCDMENGQVLTSESVVNPQRRVGEDVISRIAHTNEHKSGLADLQALIISAIDDLIGRCVEKVGAAREDVEDITIVGNTTMQQILAGIHPCGLGAMPYLPVSRAYPAISAADLGLGLNPATSVHLLPVVSGFVGGDTIGATLADGPHRRDESCLLVDIGTNGELVISNNGELWATSCATGPALEGAQISCGMRAVSGAISRVWPGDNGEILYQVMGDNGTKPLGLCGSGVIDAIAALRRAGVIEKNGRFNPDAPGVVCDEKGLGRKFVLVPGEKSGSGEEVVITLKDVRQLQLAKAALAVGIEFLMERAGIGQVDRTVLTGAFGARFDWRNAVTIGMLPPGAVAGLVEPRDNLAGVGAIMALLNRSHRAEADDICQKVRFIELAGNPDFAMRFAYATTFPDI, from the coding sequence GGAAAATCTGTCACCGCCCACGGACACCGAACTGAAACGGCTGAACCCCGAACAGATTGCCGGGGGATATCGGCTCGCCTGTCAGGCGAATATCTCCGGCCCGGTCCGGGTGACTGTGCCGGAACAGCTTGCAGACAGCCGTGAGGTCCGGGGCAAGGACGGGGTGCGCGGCGTTTATGCTGCCTCCCCCCTGACGCGGCGCGTTTTTCTGCCCAAGGCAAAAATGCCGGACCCGGATCAGGGCTTTTGCAACAGCCTGACAGACTGGTTCTCAGACCGGATCCGGGCGGCAGCAGATCTCGATATCCGTTTCAGGGAGCCGGGGGTTCTCCGGCAGGTCAGCCTGCCGGAAATGTGCAAAGGGGAGGCCACCGTTATCTGCCACGCAGAGAAGGGCGTTACCGCTGTTCTGCCAGGCCGCCGGACCACCCGTCTGGGGATTGCGTTTGACATCGGCACGACCACCCTTGCGGCCTACATGTGTGATATGGAAAACGGGCAGGTGCTGACAAGCGAGTCGGTGGTCAACCCCCAGCGGCGCGTGGGCGAGGATGTGATCAGCCGCATCGCCCATACCAATGAACACAAATCCGGGCTGGCGGACCTGCAGGCCCTGATTATTTCGGCCATTGACGATCTGATCGGGCGGTGTGTGGAAAAGGTCGGGGCCGCCCGCGAGGATGTGGAGGACATCACGATCGTGGGCAACACCACCATGCAGCAGATTCTCGCAGGCATCCATCCCTGCGGGCTGGGGGCCATGCCCTATCTGCCGGTTTCCAGGGCATATCCGGCCATCAGCGCGGCTGACCTGGGACTCGGACTGAATCCGGCCACCAGCGTGCATCTGCTGCCCGTGGTTTCCGGCTTTGTGGGCGGTGACACCATCGGCGCAACCCTGGCGGATGGTCCGCACCGGCGGGATGAAAGCTGCCTGCTTGTGGACATTGGTACCAACGGAGAGCTGGTCATCAGCAATAACGGAGAGCTGTGGGCCACCAGCTGCGCGACCGGTCCGGCCCTGGAGGGGGCACAGATCTCCTGCGGGATGCGGGCGGTTTCCGGGGCCATCAGCCGGGTCTGGCCGGGAGATAACGGCGAGATTCTCTATCAGGTCATGGGAGATAACGGGACAAAGCCCCTGGGGCTCTGCGGGTCCGGGGTGATTGACGCCATTGCCGCCCTTCGCAGGGCAGGCGTGATTGAAAAAAATGGCCGGTTCAACCCGGATGCCCCCGGCGTGGTATGTGATGAAAAGGGGCTGGGGCGGAAATTTGTCCTGGTTCCGGGGGAAAAGAGCGGTTCGGGGGAGGAAGTTGTCATCACCTTAAAGGATGTGCGCCAGCTTCAGCTTGCCAAAGCGGCTTTGGCGGTGGGCATTGAGTTTCTCATGGAGCGGGCCGGTATCGGGCAGGTTGACCGTACTGTGCTGACCGGCGCTTTCGGGGCGCGGTTTGACTGGCGCAATGCCGTGACAATCGGGATGCTGCCGCCCGGTGCGGTGGCAGGCCTCGTGGAGCCCAGAGACAATCTGGCAGGCGTCGGCGCGATCATGGCCCTGCTGAACCGGTCACACCGGGCCGAGGCAGATGACATCTGCCAAAAGGTCCGGTTTATCGAGCTGGCCGGAAACCCGGATTTTGCCATGCGGTTCGCCTATGCCACCACGTTCCCCGATATATAA
- the modB gene encoding molybdate ABC transporter permease subunit translates to MDIFKLTPVELEALRLSLWISGWAVLGSLIPGILMAWVLARKQFPGKALVDGLVHLPLVLPPVVTGYTLLLLMGRRGMVGSWLYDITGLTFAFNWKGAALASAVMAFPLLVRAVRLSIEGVDQGLEQAARTLGAGPVDLFFTVTLPLILPGILTGVILAFARSLSEFGATITFVSNIPGETRTLPLALYTLTQVPDGEAGAMRLCVISVIVALIALMASEVLARRMDRRMKGET, encoded by the coding sequence ATGGATATTTTCAAACTGACACCGGTGGAGCTGGAAGCGCTCCGCCTGAGCCTCTGGATATCAGGCTGGGCCGTCCTCGGCAGCCTGATACCGGGCATTCTGATGGCATGGGTGCTGGCCCGGAAGCAGTTTCCGGGCAAGGCCCTGGTGGACGGACTGGTCCATCTGCCCCTGGTGCTGCCACCGGTCGTCACCGGCTACACGCTCCTGCTCCTCATGGGCAGGCGGGGCATGGTGGGAAGCTGGCTCTACGACATCACGGGCCTCACCTTTGCATTTAACTGGAAGGGGGCGGCCCTGGCCTCGGCCGTCATGGCATTCCCCCTGCTGGTGCGGGCCGTCCGGCTCTCCATCGAGGGCGTGGATCAGGGGCTGGAACAGGCCGCCCGGACCCTGGGCGCGGGACCGGTGGATCTCTTTTTCACGGTGACGCTGCCGCTCATCCTGCCGGGCATCCTCACGGGCGTCATACTCGCCTTTGCCCGGAGCCTGAGCGAGTTCGGGGCCACCATCACCTTTGTCTCCAACATTCCGGGCGAAACCCGGACCCTGCCCCTGGCGCTCTACACCCTGACCCAGGTGCCGGACGGCGAGGCCGGGGCCATGCGCCTCTGCGTCATATCCGTAATCGTGGCCCTGATCGCCCTGATGGCCTCCGAAGTCCTGGCCCGCCGAATGGACCGGCGCATGAAAGGAGAAACCTGA
- a CDS encoding alpha/beta fold hydrolase, which produces MRPDLNEVEKRISRRGFLRYASVLTLGGIASVGLPISGNACVNNCESEEHELTLNLDDGQQLTYHFIQQAHGSRGRCFFVHGIGDASSSFTQVIESAVSSGYDVIYYDQPGAGENSTVGVAFESACEILKTIVEQHARRGRKNYCISHSMGGLLMLLTFAKYPPNVRHVKLLAIEPSITLPDYQFFGWIQEPPAGVGYDGLLESVGTWGDAYAPTYAINLANTSRSLFIEHAQYVYEHFDEYRQQILDSGIAFTYVYGDNSSGTEYRAEMGTFPQVQAYHFANAAHWVHVDAESEFLEFLGTTFLKNRHPFV; this is translated from the coding sequence ATGCGACCTGACCTCAATGAAGTAGAAAAAAGGATAAGCCGCCGCGGTTTTTTACGGTATGCTTCCGTTCTGACGCTTGGGGGAATCGCTTCCGTCGGGCTGCCCATTTCCGGAAACGCATGTGTAAACAACTGTGAATCAGAGGAACACGAGCTGACGCTGAACCTGGATGACGGGCAGCAGCTCACCTATCATTTCATTCAGCAGGCTCACGGTTCCCGTGGCCGTTGTTTTTTCGTACATGGTATCGGAGATGCGTCTTCCAGTTTCACACAGGTTATCGAGTCTGCTGTTTCTTCCGGCTATGATGTCATCTATTATGACCAGCCCGGAGCCGGTGAGAACAGCACGGTCGGGGTGGCGTTTGAATCCGCCTGTGAAATCCTGAAAACCATTGTGGAACAACATGCGCGCCGGGGCCGGAAAAATTACTGCATCAGCCATTCAATGGGCGGCCTGCTCATGCTGCTGACCTTTGCGAAGTATCCGCCCAATGTGAGACATGTTAAATTACTGGCAATTGAGCCGTCCATCACCCTGCCGGATTACCAGTTTTTCGGATGGATTCAGGAGCCCCCCGCAGGTGTCGGATACGATGGCCTGCTGGAAAGCGTCGGCACATGGGGAGATGCTTATGCACCGACATATGCCATCAATCTCGCCAACACATCCCGGTCGCTTTTTATAGAACACGCCCAATATGTGTACGAACATTTTGACGAGTATCGGCAGCAGATTCTTGATTCCGGTATTGCCTTCACATATGTTTACGGGGACAACTCAAGCGGTACGGAATATCGCGCCGAGATGGGAACATTTCCGCAGGTGCAGGCCTATCACTTTGCAAATGCCGCACACTGGGTACATGTTGACGCAGAAAGCGAATTTCTCGAATTTCTGGGAACAACATTTCTCAAAAACAGACATCCCTTTGTATAA
- a CDS encoding HDIG domain-containing metalloprotein — protein MTTPTREEAFELLKKYTKTESLISHALAVEAVMRHFAEKNGEDPEKWGIIGLVHDIDYEMYPEEHCVKAREILEENQWPDEYVRAVISHGWGICSDVKPETLLEKVLYATDELTGLVTTTALVRPSRSVMDMKAKSVKKKWKNKKFAAGVNREVIEKGAGMLGMEIGDLITETIMGMRNVAEEIGLRGNA, from the coding sequence ATGACCACACCGACCCGGGAAGAAGCGTTTGAACTCCTAAAAAAATACACCAAAACCGAAAGCCTGATCAGCCACGCCCTGGCCGTGGAGGCCGTCATGCGGCATTTTGCGGAAAAAAATGGGGAAGATCCTGAAAAATGGGGCATCATCGGTCTTGTCCATGATATCGACTATGAAATGTACCCGGAGGAACACTGCGTGAAAGCGCGTGAGATTCTGGAAGAAAACCAGTGGCCCGACGAGTATGTGCGGGCCGTGATCAGTCACGGATGGGGAATATGCAGCGATGTGAAACCGGAAACCCTTCTGGAAAAAGTTCTGTACGCCACCGACGAACTGACGGGCCTGGTCACCACGACGGCGCTGGTACGCCCTTCCAGAAGCGTGATGGACATGAAGGCCAAATCGGTAAAAAAGAAATGGAAAAACAAGAAGTTTGCCGCAGGGGTCAACCGGGAGGTGATTGAAAAGGGCGCCGGAATGCTCGGCATGGAGATCGGAGACCTGATCACGGAAACCATCATGGGGATGCGAAACGTGGCGGAGGAGATCGGCCTCAGAGGGAACGCCTGA
- the modC gene encoding molybdenum ABC transporter ATP-binding protein, with the protein MLDIRLKKVQGNFTVETAFVSDGAGVTALFGHSGAGKTSVINMLAGLTRPDAGHIMVNDHCVFDAEKVIDIPPEKRRFGYVFQDGRLFPHLSVRANLTYGMKRVRPRDRYIRFDQVVDLLGIGHLLTRHPATLSGGEKQRVAIGRSLLTSPVLLLMDEPLASLDAARKTEVLPFIARLSGELSVPILYVSHSVDEILNLADTLVFLSGGKSVAVGSVEAVTARNDFQRLTGRTEAGVVLSTAVESHDLSAGLTRLRFSGGVLSVPRVEIPAGDTVRVRIHPRNVGIALEPFPRASFQNIFQGTVEEITDPCDGTLVDVRLDIGAPLIATITPQARQELDLNPGTPVYAMIKSVSISLGSSFNGNHHR; encoded by the coding sequence ATGCTCGACATCCGCCTGAAAAAGGTGCAGGGCAACTTCACCGTGGAGACGGCCTTTGTTTCGGACGGGGCCGGTGTCACGGCCCTGTTCGGCCATTCGGGGGCCGGAAAGACCTCGGTCATCAACATGCTTGCCGGGCTGACCCGGCCGGACGCGGGCCACATCATGGTCAATGACCACTGTGTGTTCGACGCGGAAAAGGTAATCGACATCCCGCCCGAAAAACGGCGCTTTGGCTATGTGTTTCAGGATGGCCGCCTCTTTCCCCATCTCTCGGTCCGCGCCAACCTCACCTACGGCATGAAGCGGGTGCGCCCCCGTGACCGGTATATCAGATTTGACCAGGTGGTGGATCTGCTCGGCATCGGCCACCTGCTGACGCGCCATCCGGCCACCCTGTCGGGCGGTGAGAAACAGCGGGTCGCCATTGGCCGCTCCCTGCTGACCAGCCCGGTTCTCCTGCTCATGGACGAACCCCTGGCCTCCCTGGACGCGGCCCGCAAGACCGAGGTGCTGCCCTTTATCGCCCGGCTCTCCGGCGAGCTCTCCGTTCCCATCCTTTACGTCAGCCATTCCGTGGACGAAATCCTGAATCTGGCCGACACCCTGGTCTTCCTCTCCGGCGGCAAATCCGTGGCCGTGGGCAGCGTGGAGGCGGTCACGGCCCGGAACGATTTTCAGCGCCTCACAGGCCGCACGGAGGCAGGCGTGGTGCTGTCCACGGCAGTCGAATCCCACGACCTTTCAGCCGGTCTGACCCGGCTCCGGTTTTCAGGGGGCGTGCTGAGTGTTCCGCGAGTGGAAATCCCGGCGGGCGACACGGTCCGTGTCCGCATTCACCCCCGGAATGTGGGGATTGCCCTGGAACCCTTTCCCCGGGCCAGCTTTCAGAACATCTTTCAGGGAACGGTTGAAGAGATCACCGATCCCTGCGACGGCACACTGGTGGATGTCCGCCTGGACATCGGCGCGCCCCTCATCGCCACCATTACCCCGCAGGCCCGGCAGGAACTGGATCTGAATCCGGGCACGCCGGTCTATGCCATGATCAAAAGCGTCTCAATTTCCCTGGGCAGCTCTTTCAACGGCAACCATCACCGGTAG
- a CDS encoding amidase family protein — MNQFDKTNISDPFVSKNTIEPYSPGELNGLSFAVKDNIDVANEITGYGSPGWINTHSEPVVNAICLEQLLNAGGKFQGKTKSDELAYSLIGVNSFYGTPLNPKAPDRVPGGSSSGSASAVASGLADFAIGTDTGGSIRVPASNCGVWGYRPSHGAISVSGVLALAPSFDTVGILAQTGKILEKVMQVLLAENSNGSNAFSSVCFVDDVFQMSDRQILDKITPSLNKISDICKVQTLKLAEITDPHVNCNWLFEQLGFLLSTEIWNTFGAWIKNEKPELSSGVEYNLHGYAESANRKVIQSSLCAKKAFQNKISNFLCGGKILCFPTTVDLAPRLDEITPDFLAGEYIPRAMGVNAISSLSCTPQITIPVAEANGVPVGLSFISGYGQDMSLISFCNQLNT, encoded by the coding sequence ATGAATCAATTTGATAAGACTAATATCTCCGATCCGTTTGTTAGCAAAAATACAATCGAGCCTTATTCCCCGGGCGAATTAAACGGACTATCATTTGCGGTAAAAGATAATATTGATGTGGCAAATGAAATTACCGGTTATGGGAGCCCGGGGTGGATTAACACCCACTCCGAACCGGTTGTCAATGCTATTTGTTTAGAACAGTTGCTGAATGCAGGAGGAAAGTTTCAAGGCAAAACAAAATCAGACGAATTGGCTTATAGCCTGATAGGCGTCAATTCATTTTATGGCACACCTCTGAATCCAAAAGCGCCGGACAGGGTGCCGGGCGGTTCTTCAAGTGGCTCTGCGTCGGCAGTCGCCAGCGGATTGGCAGATTTTGCAATTGGCACAGATACCGGTGGTTCAATCAGAGTTCCGGCGAGTAATTGTGGTGTCTGGGGATACAGACCTTCACATGGGGCTATTTCTGTTTCCGGGGTATTAGCCTTGGCACCTTCTTTTGATACGGTCGGAATTCTTGCGCAAACAGGAAAAATATTAGAAAAGGTGATGCAAGTTTTGCTTGCAGAGAACAGTAATGGGAGCAATGCTTTTTCATCAGTCTGTTTTGTTGATGATGTATTTCAAATGTCTGATCGGCAAATTCTTGATAAAATAACACCAAGTCTGAATAAGATATCCGATATTTGTAAAGTACAGACCTTAAAGCTTGCAGAAATTACAGACCCGCATGTTAATTGTAATTGGCTTTTTGAACAATTGGGATTCTTGCTGTCAACCGAGATATGGAACACATTCGGGGCCTGGATAAAAAATGAGAAACCAGAACTGAGTTCCGGAGTAGAATATAATCTTCACGGTTATGCTGAATCTGCCAATCGAAAAGTCATTCAAAGCAGTCTCTGTGCTAAAAAAGCATTTCAAAACAAAATTAGCAACTTTCTTTGCGGAGGGAAAATACTATGTTTCCCTACAACTGTGGATTTGGCACCACGACTGGATGAAATCACGCCTGACTTTTTAGCAGGGGAGTATATTCCAAGAGCAATGGGCGTAAATGCGATTTCAAGCTTATCCTGTACGCCTCAGATTACAATCCCTGTGGCAGAAGCGAATGGTGTGCCTGTCGGACTTTCTTTTATCTCTGGTTACGGGCAAGACATGAGCTTAATAAGCTTTTGCAATCAACTAAATACATGA